The genomic segment AGGTTGATATGTCCGCCTGCTGCGATATTTTCGATATTTTCGACGATATCCGCGTAGGAAACGACGTTCCGGATTTCGTCTTTTGACCCGCCGGGGACGGGTTCTACAGCCAGTTCGATATTGACGAGAACACGCTGTTTTTTGTCTTTTTCATGCGGCAGGACGCCTACGAACATGTCCAGTTCCAGGTCACGGATAAAAAGGAAGTCGGCGCTTTTTTTCTCTTCCGGAAAAAAGGCCTTCTTCTCCGGTTGTTCGTTTGCCGGGGAAAGCTGGCTGGCCGTAATGGTTTTAAAAAGCGTGTTCATGGGGCCATTCCTCTAGCATGGGGCGGTGAAAACTTCAACGGTTACTGAAGGGTCGTCGCAGCGCCCTGCCTTGCAGCCTGCCCTTCGATCTGGCTACGCAGGCGCTGGCGCAACGTGTCGATCGGAACGCTCCGGCCCGCTTCTTCAACGTGCCAGAAAGTCCAGCCGTTACAGGAGGGGGCGTTCTGGACGGCCGCGCCGACCTTGTGAATGGAACCGCGATGGTTGCCGGCAGGACCTTTGCCTGTCACGATAACGCTGCCGTCCGCATGAACCTTCGCGATTAAATTGCCTTTGGCATTGGTGAGCCTGGCGCCCGGCTCCAGATAGCCGTGCTCCAGAAGCCAGCCGAAAGGAATGCGCATTTGCTCGCGTTTATTTTCAAGTTTAACATCTTCTTCCGCGCAGGGCTCCACGGCGTCAATCCGCTTTCGGGCGCCTTTGATATAGGCGTCTTCGCGTTCGATCCCTATCCAGTTCCGTCCCAGCTTTTTGGCCACAGCCCCCGTGGTTCCCGTGCCGAAGAAGGGGTCCAGTATGACATCGCCGGGCCTGGTGGAAGAGAGGATAACCCGCTGCAACAGGCTCTCCGGCTTTTGGGTGGGGTGCAGTTTTTCGTTGTGTTCGTTTTTCAGGCGTTCATGCCCTGTGCAAAGGGGAATGAACCAGTCCGAGCGCATCTGAAGGTCTTCATTCAGCGCTTTCATGGAATCGTAGTTAAAGCAGTATTTGCTGTTTTGGGACCTTGCGGCCCAGATAAGGGTTTCATGGGCATTCGTGAATCGCTTGCCCCGGAAATTCGGCATGGGGTTGGATTTGCGCCAGATGATATCGTTTAGAATCCAGTATCCCAGATCCTGCAAAATTGTGCCAAGACGGAAAATGTTATGATAAGAGCCGATGACCCAGATGCTGCCGTCATCGTGAAGCGCCTCCCGCGCCGCGCCGAGCCATTCTCTGGTAAAGTCGTCATAAGCCTGCAGGGAGGCGAACTGGTCCCAGTGATCGTCCACGGCATCGACTTTGGAATTGTTCGGGCGGTGCAGGTCCCCCTGAAGCTGCAGGTTATAGGGGGGATCGGCGAAAACGGTGTCGATAGATCCCCGGGGGAGAGATTTCAAAATGTCGATACAATCCCCTTGAAGGATGGAATTTTTCTTTAATTTTTCTGGGGATTTTTTATTTTTTTGACTCGACATTTCTGAAAGCTCCTCGTCTAAAGAAGGCCGAATCATGAGTCATTTGGGACTCGCCGTCAAGGAATAAAAAGAAGATTTTTTCTTTAGAGTCAGAACGTTACAGGAACATTTTAAGAAACTGGAGTCGCTTCAAAGACTTACGCGGCAAGGCGTTGCCCGGCACAGGGCGCGAAGCTTTTGCGGTGATGAATCGTAATGCCGTTTTGTGCAATGGCGTCCAGATGCTCTGCCGTGCCGTAGCCGGCATTGCGGCACCAGCCATAGGCGGGAAAGTCATTGTGGAGCTTTTCCATGATCCGGTCCCGCGTCACTTTGGCCAGGATGGAGGCCGCGGCGATTTCAAGGACTTTTGAATCGCCTTTGACAACCGCTTCTGCGGGGCAGGGAAGTCCGGGGGGAATAAATTTTCCGTCGATGAGGATTTTCAACCCCTCACCCTCCCGGCTTAAAGCTTCACTTTTCACCGGGGCCTTCCCTCTCCCTATGGGTGAGGGAGGATGAGGTTGCGTCATGGCCTCAAACGCCCTTTTCATGGCCAGCAGGGTCGCGTGATGGATGTTCAGGGCGTCAATTTCTTCGGCGGACGCCTCTGCGATGCCGAAAAGGCAGTTCGCGGCAATATCGTCGAACAGGCTTTCGCGCTTTTTACGGGTGAGCTTTTTGCTGTCCGTGACATGGGCCCAGACCGGATGATCCAGCGTTTCAGGCGGGATAAAGGCGCAAGCCGACAGGAGCGGCCCGGCGAGCGGCCCGCGTCCGACTTCATCTATACCGCATATAAAAACTTGACAATTTGTCATAATTAACATAAGAACGAAGTGAAACGAACGGTTAAAGAGTAAGATATGTTGGCGAAAACGCAATTCGAAATATCGGTGTTTCCGGTAGAAAATGTTGAAAATCTGGGGAAGGTTTCTTTTAAATCACGTGTTTCGGCGCTCAACGGGCCGCAACTAAACGCTGCAATAGAGAGGGAAATAGCGTTTCAAATGCAAAGACAGCACCCGGAAGCCTCCGGGTTGCATAGCATATGGGTAGATATCACCGGTGATCCAAATTCGAATGAAAACCTTAAAGACTACAGCCACACCCATTTTACGGTAAGAGGGATGGCCTATAAATTCTAATTTTGTTGACATAATAATTATATATTGTTATCTTCCGGCGCACTGAATTCAAGTCCGGAATTTTTGAGACGAGGGAGAACGCATGATGCGTAAAGGTGAAGAAATTGATATTTTTACGGATTTTAAGGCGGCACAAGGAGGCGGCTATGAAAAATCTTGCAAGCCGTGCTTTGTTATAACCGTGGACGAACAGGCATCTGCGAAATATCCAAATTCTATGGATAAGGACTCTCTTGTGTTGCCAAAACTGAGAGAGGCAGCCGAAAAAATGTGTCTGGACGGGATTCTGATAACGCAAATCTCTACAGCTCTAACCGACGGGTGGAAGCAGGGAGCGGAACGCGTAAACGTGACGCGCACGGTGAAGGCGAAACCCCTCACTCTTGCAAGATAACCTGAACTATGGACGGCTATCATTGTATATCCGTACCCTAAATGTCATCTCCGCGCAGGCGGGGATCCAGAAAAACCAGACACTTGCTGGATGAGTCCGGTTTATTTTCACCACGAAGCTTGCGAAGAAGCATGAAGTTGTTGTTTGAAAAGGAAAAACTTCGTGAAACTTCATATCCTTTGTGCCCTTCGTGTTAAAAATTCAAAACAATCAACATGTCCGATTTTTAACGAAAGGAACCGGATTCCCCGACTTCAGGCCGCTTGGGCGGCCCTGCGCCCGGAATGACGGGAATATTTGTCTCTTATCCGTAGTTGGGGTTGGATAAGAACAGCGTAATCACTGCAGGCTTATGTCCCGCATTACGGCATCCCGTCAAAGCATACGTTGACATAAAAGCCTTTCTTTATTAGGAATGCCGGGTGTTTTACGTTTAGAGAGAGATGAAGGAAAGAAGCAATGACCCGGCCTGCGTTTATAATTACAGATGAAACGCCCGATTCTCGTCCGAAGGAGTTGGGTCTTGTATTCGGTAAAGCGGCCATTCCTTACCATAGTGAAAACGTAACAGAAAAATTGTCAAAAGCCATCAGGTCAGCGGCAAGGAATTCATATCCGGACGCTGAAGGCGTAATGCGGTTGCAAGTCACACCTATACACAGCCCGCGATCAATTCTATTTCCCACTCTCTCGGACAGGGAAGTATTTTTTACCGGTATGGCTTTTAAGAACCCCGCGCCTTAAGGCTTTTACTCGCGATTTCGAAAACATTGGGAGAAATGCCCGGCATGTTTGCAATTTCCTCCAGCGCGGCCTGCATTTTTTCCTGCCGGTCCGGCGTGTAGCGCCGCCATTCCCGCAAAGGCGTGAGAAGCCGTGCGGCGATTTGCGGGTTTATTCCATTGAGCTGTATGACGGCCTCTTTCAGGAAATCGTAGCCCTTGCCGTCTTTCCGGTGAAAGCAGACCGGGTTGTTCATCGCAAAGGCCCCGTAAAGGGCGCGCACCCGGTTGGGGTTTTTCATGGTGAAATCGGGATGGTTCCTCAGCCTTTCAAGCTGTTCGAAAATATCCTCCCGCACGGCGGACGCCTGAAGGCCGAACCATTTGTCGATGACAAGCATGTGATCTTTAAACCGCTCGTAGAAGGCTTTTAAAATCTCTTCCCGCGGGGCATGTTTGTTGCCGATAAGGGCGGAAAGGGCCGCCATCCGGTCCGTCATATTGTCGGCCTCGTTGTAGTGCTGCGTCGCCAGTTTCGCGCAGCCGGTGCCTTGCGTTGCCGTGAGAAGTCCAAGCGCCACGTTTCGCAAGGCCCGCTTTCCCACGGACGCGGGAGAAATATCGAAAGAAGCGTCGGGGGCGTTGTCTTCGTAAAGCCTGGACAGTTTGGGCTTGTGGGCGCGTTTTATGGCTGCCTGCAGCGCTTTCCGGGCCTTGTACACAGCGTCTGGATCAATCACTTTTTGCTGCTGCGAAATTTCCGAGATGTTGGGCAGGCTTAAAAACCGCGCCATCAGCGCCTTGTCGCTTTCAGGATCAAGGGCATGGTCTATCAGGTCGCCGAAGCTGCCGATGTAAGAATCCGGCACGTCTTTGGCGTCTTGCGCTATCATTTGCGTCAGGACCCGCAAGGCGTAGGTCTGTCCGGATTCCCAGCGGTTGAACCCGTCCGTGTCATGCACCATCAAAAAGCGTAAATCTTCATCGCTGATATCCGTGGTGAGTTTGACCGGCGCGGAAAATCCTCTCAAAATGGAAGGGACAGGCTTTGCGCCGATATTTTCAAAGGTGAAAGACTGCTCTTTTTCCTTGAGGTCGAGGACCTGCGTTTCGATTAAATCCCCTCCGTTGGGGCCGATAAGCCCCGTCGCGACGGGGATATGCATCGGGCGCTTGTGCGTCTGGCCGGGCGTATCGGGAATGGTTTGGGACAGGGTCAGGCAATAGGTTTTTTTGTCCCCGTCATAAACGCCTTTTGCCGTTACTTCCGGCGTTCCGGCCTGGGAATACCAGAGCCTGAACGCGGACAGGTCCAGTCCGGACGCTTCTTCCATGCATCTGGCCCAGTCGTCGCAGGTGACGGCCTGCCCGTCATGGCGGTCGAAATACAGGTCCGTAGCTTTTCGGTAAGTTTCCGGCCCCAGGAGCGTATGGAACATGCGGATGACTTCGGCGCCTTTTTCATACACGGTCATGGTGTAGAAATTATTGATCTCCATATAGTTGTCTGGCCGCACCGGATGGGCGAGGGGGCCCGCATCTTCGGGAAACTGGAGGCTGCGCAAGTGGATAACGTCGTCAATGCGCGCCACGGCGCGGGAGTTCATGTCGGCTGAAAATTCCTGATCGCGAAAGACCGTCAGGCCTTCTTTCAGGGAAAGCTGGAACCAGTCGCGGCAGGTGACACGGTTGCCCGTCCAGTTGTGGAAATATTCGTGCCCGATCACGCTCTCGACGCGTAAAAAATCCAGATCCGTTGCGGTTTCGGGATGGGCAAGGACAAGGGCGGTGTTGAAGATGTTCAGGGAAGTGTTTTCCATCGCGCCCATGTTGAAGTCACTTACCGCGACAATATTGAAGCGGCTGTACTGGTATTCGCGCCCGTAAACGTCTTCGTCCCATTTCATGGATTTTTTCAGGGAAGTCATGGCGTGGGCGCACTGGTCTTCATCTCCCTTGCGCACATAGATATAAAGATCGACGTCCATGCCGGATTTTGTTTTGAAGATGTCATGGACGTGTTCCAGATCCCCTGCCACAAGCGCAAAGAGATAGCAGGGTTTGGGGGTGGGGTCCTCGAACACGGCATAATGACGGCCTTCCGCCATATCCCCTTCTTCGGTCAGGTTCCCGTTGGACAGCAGGACGGGGCAGGCGGTTTTGTCCGCCTCGATCCGCACGGAAAAGGTCGCCAAAACGTCCGGGCGGTCGGGGAAGTAAGTAATGCGGCGGAAGCCTTCGGCTTCGCACTGGGTGCAATAATTCCCTCCGGACTGGTACAGCCCTTCCAGCGCCGTGTTTGTTTCCGGGTAGATTTCGCTCGTGATTTCCAGTGTAAAGTCCCGCGCATCAGGGCAGGGAAGGTTTAAGCCCTTCTCCGTTATCTCCGGAGAGATGTCTGCGCCGTCCAGCCGCGCGGACAGAAATTTCTGGTCCTCGCCATTGAGGAAAAGCGGCTCGCTTCCTTCGTGGTTTTTGACGATTTGCGTTTTGGCGTGAACGACCGTTTTGCCGTCAAAAATCTCAAACCGCAAATCGACATGCGATACGGTATAAAGTGGCGGGGTATAGTCTTTCAGGTAAATGGTTTTGGGCGTGTCTGTTTTCATGCCCCCATCATCACAGGCGGGCGTCAGCCTTGCAAGACCAAATCTTGGCGATGGATCAATTCCGGACGGATGAAATAGCCCAGAATTTCCGGAATTTCATCACTTTTTTTACCGAGGATTTTTCGGGCGTCCGTGCTGTTATAGGCGATCAGGCCCATCGCCATTTTTTTACCTTCAGGGGAGACAATGCTCACGACATCCCCGCGCTCGAAATTTCCCTGCAGGGAAACGACGCCTGCCGGCAGGAGGCTTTTGCCGTTCAGCAGGGCGCGCTGCGCGCCTTCGTCAATCGTCAGGACTCCTTTCGCTTCCAGATGGCTCCCGATCCATTTTTTCCGCGCGCTGGCGGGCGTTCCGACGGCCTTGAAAAGGGTGCATTTTTGAATGTCGCGCAGCGGATGGAGGTCTGTGCCTTTTGCCACCAGCATGGATACTCCGGCGGCGGTCGAAAGACGGGCGGCTTCCAGCTTGCTTTTCATTCCGCCGGTGGAAATCCCCGCCTGCGCGTCTCCGGCCATGTCGAAATGGGCGGCGGAGAGCGTTTCGACAAGGGGGATGTGGGTGGCCCCGCTATCTTTTGTCGGGTCGGCGGTATAAAGCCCGTCGGTGGTGGAGAGCTGGATAAGCAGGTCGGCGTCGATCATCTGCGCGACGCGGGCGGCCAGGCGGTCATTGTCCCCGAAACGGATTTCGGCGGTGGAAACCGTGTCGTTTTCATTGATAACGGGAATAATCCCCTTGTCCAGCAGGGCGTGGAGGGTGGCGCGGGCGTTTAAATGGGGGCGTCGTTCTTCGGTGTCTCTGGGGGTCAGGAGGATCATCCCGACCTTGAGGCCTTCACGGTCGAAGCTTTCGTCATAGGCGCGGGAAAGGCAGACCTGCCCGACGGAGGCCGCGGCCTGTTTCATTTCCAGCGGAATGGACGCGCGCGCCTGTTTGTAGGAAATGCCCAGCGCCTTTCGTCCCAGAGCAATCGCGCCGGAAGAGACGATGATAATCTCCTTGCCCCGGTCTGTCAGACCTTTGACATCCGCCGCAAGAGAATCAAGCCAGTCCCGGCGGACGGATCCGCTTTTTTCGTCCGTGACCAGCGCGGAGCCAATCTTGATGACAATGCGCCGGCTTTCTTTAATCGTCGTTTTTGCTGTCACGTCGTTGCTCCTGTATGGCACCCGAAAGGGCATAAAGAGTTTGTTTTATTCCCTCGCCAGAGACGGCGGAAAGGAGGAGGGGTTTGATGCCCGTTTCCTTTTCGAATTCCCGCGCAAGCTCTTCCGAAAGTTCCGGCCCGAGCGCATCTGTTTTGCTTAGGGCGACAATCTCTTTTTTGTCCTCCAACCCTGCGCCATATTCGCGTAATTCATGCCGCACCGTCTGGTAGGCTTTTGCAACGTCGTCCTGCGTAATATCCACCAGATGAAGCAAAACGGAGGTGCGCTCGACATGCCCCAAAAAGCGGTCGCCCAGTCCCTGTCCTTCGTGCGCGCCTTCGATCAGGCCCGGAATATCCGCCAGCACAAAGTCGTAATCACCCGCTTTGACCACGCCCAGGCCGGGATGGAGGGTGGTGAAGGGATAATCCGCGATTTTGGGCTGCGCCGCCGAAACGGCCGAAAGGAACGTCGATTTTCCGGCATTGGGCAGTCCCACCAGCCCCGCATCGGCAATGAGCTTGAGACGCAGCCACACGGCGCGTTCTTCTCCCGGCCAGCCGGGGGTAGATTTGCGCGGCGCCTGATTGGTCGAGGATTTATAATGCGCGTTTCCAAAGCCGCCGTCCCCGCCTTTCAGGAAAAGAACGCTCTGGCCCGCGTCTGTCATATCGAACAGGACGGTCTTTTTGTCTTCGTCGATAATCTCTGTCCCGACCGGCACCCTGACGGTTATATCCGCGCCGTTTGCGCCGCTGCGGTCCTTGCCTGCGCCGTTTTGCCCGGGAGAGGCCCGGAAATGCTGTGTGTAGCGGAAGTCAATCAGCGTATTGAGCCCGTCGGCGGCCTGAAACAGGACATGCCCGCCGCGGCCGCCGTTGCCGCCGTCCGGGCCGCCGCGCTCAATGTATTTTTCCCGCCGGAACGACACGCAGCCCGGGCCGCCGTCCCCGCTTTTCACATAGATTTTTGCCTGATCTAGAAATTTCATGTTTCCGGCTCTTCATAAAACAAAAAAGGGGAAAGGCCAGCCTCTCCCCTTTTTGAAATCTGTTACGGTATGGGCTATTCGGCGGCGCGGGCGCTCATGTCGTTCGCCGGGACGATATTGACCATGGATTTTCCGCCGCGCCCTTTGGAGAACAGGACTTTTCCATCGACCAGCGCAAAAATCGTGTGGTCTTTTCCCAGTCCCACGTTGCGGCCTGTGGCGTATTTCGTGCCGCGCTGACGGATGATAATATTGCCGGCCAGAACTTCTTCGCCGCCGTATTTTTTCACGCCAAGACGGCGCCCTGCCGAATCACGACCGTTTCTTGAACTTCCGCCTGCTTTTTTATGTGCCATTTTTTGTCCTCCAGAGTTTTCTTATTCTTTATAAATTCTTATAGTTTCGAGTTTTACGCGGCCGTTTTGACGTCCGTGATTTCCAGAACCGTCAGGTCCTGGCGGTGGCCTTGCGTCCGGCGGTAGTTTTGACGGCGTTTCTTCTTGAAAACCGTCACTTTCGGGCCGCGCGTATGCTCGACGACCTTTGCGCTGACTTTTGCGCCGGAAACGGCAGGGCCGCCGACTTTGGTGCTTTTGCCGTCCGAAACGGCCAGAACATCGTCCAGATTGACGCTTGCGCCTTCCTTGACGTCCAGTTTTTCGACTTTAATCCGGTCGTTTTTGCTGACCTTGTACTGTTTTCCGCCCGTGCGAATGACTGCAAACATGTCTCAACCCTTCAGTAATCCTTGTTTTTCGAAGAGGTGCACTATATACAAGAAGAGGCTTTTTTGTCAAGGAAAAGACGACTCCGCAGCCCAAAAAACCGGAAAGGACAAAGAGATGAATCAGGAAGAAACAGGCGACGTTCTTGAGCCCGTTGACGGGAAGTTTATCTTTCAGGTCGACAGGCATATGCGGGTGCGTTTTAACTCCGACGGGTGGGTGGAAGAAATCGGCCGCGGCGGAAATACGGATCCGATGGGGACCATTTTACAGGGAAAGCCGGGGACGAAGCTGGATGACGTGTATGCGCGCCGCTATTACGATTTATACGCCCGGGCCATCCTTCTGGACGTTCATCCGCAGAAAAACTCCACCGACAAGGGCGGGTGCGAGGGGTTGATCCTGTTCAGGGATCTGGAGCCGGGCAGCGGCCTTTATGAGCGCGTGAGCAAAGTCATCGCGGTTGCGAACCACCATTTCAAGATGGACGTAAAGCCTTTGGTATAGAGGGCAGACGGGGCCCGCCACCCGAAGCTCGAAGAGCGCAGGATGGCGGAGCCGGAGGGATTCGAACCCTCGATACGGGTATAAGCCCGTATAACGGTTTAGCAAACCGCCGCCTTCAGCCTCTCGGCCACGACTCCGTCGGATTTATGAGTTACCAGTTGTCGGGGATCAGTTCAAGCCAAATACCGCGTCAGATATTTTCCCCAGTCCTCAATCTGTGAAATATCGGGATAATCGCCGATATAATGCAGGCTCCAGCCGGTTTTGCTGGTCCTGTCGCGGTAGATGCGGGCGAAGATATAGGCGGCCGAATCCTTGCCGTCTTCCTCGGCGATATTGGCCTTGAACAGCTCTTCATGGGTCATGGAATCGACGATGCGGACGAAAGGGTTTGGAATTTCGCCAAAGACGTGATTGCTGCGGATTTCCACAAGAAAAACAATATGGTGGGCATCGTCCGGCAGGCCGGCCAGTTCGACGGTGATGAATTCGTCTTCTTCGTCGCCTTCGCCGGTCATGTCGTCGCCGCTGTGGTAAATGGCGCCGCTCTGGTCCATGGAGTCCTGCGCTTCGGCGCCGACGAAATCGATATATTCCTTGTATTCGTCGAAAACGAAGCAGGTGATGTCCAGATCATATTGCTGGTTGTCGCCTTTCAGGCGGTCCATCATGCTCGTTTTTCCGCGCGGGTCCCAGCTTAATCCCGCGACAACGCGCTCGCGGGATTTGGCCGTGTAAAGGAGGGGAATACTTTGGCCTTCGGCAAGTTCTGTCATGTTTTGATCCCAGTCTCTTGTTTTTTAATCCAGGTAGTTTTTATCTTTGAGGTCCTTTTTGGAGCCAAAATCGTGCCCGACAACCATTAAAAATCCGCTAAGCACAAAAACGATCGCAAGGGTTCCGAGCGCTTTCAGGAAATTGTCCCAGTCGATGAGGTCGAACCACATCTGCGCAATGGTCAGAGCGGCGGCCAGAAGGACGGAGCCGATCAGGGTTCCCAGAAGGTATTTATGCATTTTTTCTCTCCCGCTTGAGGACGACCAGAAAGGCTTCACGGCTAAAGAACAGGAGCATCCGGCGGATTTCGCGCTCCATTGTCACCACTTCCCACCCTTCCGCGCCATTGGCGTTCAGGAAGTCCGAAAATTTCAGCGGGTCGACTTTGGACCCACCCAGAAACAGGGACCCCAGCATGCTTTCGCGGTAGATGATGACCTTGTATTCGAATATCTTGCTCATGCCTTAGAAAATAAAGGGATTCTGCGCAAGGCGCAAGGGACGCCTTTAAAGCGGGCCGCTTTTCAGCTTTCGATCCCGAAGCGCATCAGGTCATGGCCGTTTGTGTGCATCCAGCCTTTGCCCTGGGCGTAATCGTCGCAAAGCTCTTCGCAAACGGCCCAGAAGTTGCGGCTGTGGTCCATATAGACCAAATGCGCCACTTCATGCGCAACAACATAATCCATAGCCTCTGGCGGCGCGAATATCAGGCGCCATGAGAAGGACAGGCGGCCGTCCTCTGAACAGCTTCCCCAGCGGCTGACCGTATCGCGGACGCTCAGATGCGCAATCTTTTTATCCAGCCTGTCCGCTTTCTCCTGCGCCAGAAGCGAGATTTTTTTTCTGGCCTGTTCCATCAGGAAGCGGCGGATACGGCCGGCCGGGTCTTTTTTGTTCGTAATGACGATAATTTCATTCTTTTTCAACTGGATATCCGTTTTTCTTAAAGCTTTGTTGTAAAGAACGATAATGCGCCTGTCGCGCCCGAAAACGGGCAGCGTTTTGCCGTCCTGAAACGGGACGATCTTGGGAAGTTTGCTGATTTTTTCCTGAATCCAGTTTTGGTGGTCCTGCGCGAAATCGTACGCCGAGCGCAAGGAGGCGCGTTTGGGAACAACCAGATGAACGATCCGGTCCCGGTGGTTAAGCCGCAGGGCCATGCGCTTGGCGCGGGGACTGATGCTGACTTCCAGATTTTCGGAAATGTCCGCAAAAGGATACGCCCTCAGCGCTCTTTCCTGCGCTAAAATCCTTAAATCCGCGCTGCCATGCGCTTGCCCCTGACGGGATCCGCGCCCGGCACGCAAGGGAGTAACTCTTTTTCCCATAACGTCCTCAATAAAGGCTCTAAAATCGAATGGCATGACTATAATAGGGTCTTAAAATAGATGGCAAGAGACAATTGTTGATTTGTTTACATAATCAAAATATAAGAAATTTTCTTTCGAATCGGGGGTAGAAAGTTCCATGATAGGCCCGTTTTACGAAAAGGGGAATTTTATATATCTGTGCTCACCACCGGTCAATCCCGTCATTGCGAGGAGCCGTAGGCGATGAAGCAATCCAGTGGCGGCAGGCAGGGCCCGCCGGATTTTATCCGCGTTTCAGGTGGAAGTCGATCTTTGGGGCCTGTGAATAGCGGGCCACAGCCTCCTGCTCATCCATGTGTTCTTCGTGCATGCCTGTGACGGTCAGGAAGGATTGAACGGGGGTGGCCCGGGAATCCGGATAACAGCGAAAATAGAATTTTCTTTGTGCGGGTGTTTCGGCTGCGTAGGTATAAGGGACAAACGCTCCCTCATCCGTCAGGGCCATATTAAACCCGGAATCGCCGAAAAGAATTTGCCCGTCTTCCTTACCTGCGGCTGAAAACATAAGCCACACACTTGGGTTTTCAAGCCTTTGTTCGTGCGGACGCAGGCGTGCCGTGTCAAAATCCCGCTTTCTTTTTGAGCTTTTTTTGGATTTCGGACCTTCTTTTTGTCCTGGAATTTTTGGGCAAAACTGTTTTTTAAGCATACTCTTCAACCTGTTTAACGTATCGACATGGACGAATTGGACATAACAAATATCTTATCGTAAGTCAATCATGTTGACGGGACCAGATAATCCAGCGCTCCTTGCAGGATGACCTGGGCGGCGAGTTTATCGGTAAGGCCGGAGGCTTTTGCGCCGCGTCTGGATTTTTTGCCTATATCCACACGGCTTTCCACAAAACGGTCCACAGAAGCTGTGGATAAACGCTCATCCCATAAAGCGATCCACAGCTCTGTCCCCGGCTTTGTCCCCAGCTCCTGTGGATAATTTTGCATTTCATCGATAAAAGAACGGACGCGCTCACAGGCAGGGCCGGTGCTTCCGTCCATATGGACGGGCCATCCGAAGACAAAACCGCCGACCTCGAATTCCCGCACGATCCTGCCGAGCGCTTCCATATCCCTGGCGAATTTCGTTCGTTTGATCGTCTCAAGCGGGGTCGCGAGCGTCTGGCTCTCGTTGCTCAACGCCAGCCCGATCGTCTTCGCGCCCAGATCCACGCCCAAAAGACGTGAATTTTTGGGCCGCTGCGCTGCTATATCCTTGAGATTTCCGATGATCATGGTTACAACTCTCTTTTGTAACGCGAAACCAAAGGCTTGTAACCCGTAAAATCATGGATATTAAAACCGTTAAGAAAGTGGCCTCTCTCGCCCGTCTCAAAATGAGCGAAGAAGAGCTGGAAAGATACAAACCCCAACTGGAAAACATCCTGAAATTTGTGGAGCAGCTGGGTGAAGTGGACACGGACAATGTCGAGCCGCTGGCCAATGTGGTGGATATCAGACTGCGCCTGCGCGAGGATGACGTGACGGACGGCGGTATTGCCAAGGACGTGCTGGCCAATGCGCCGGAAGAACTGGAAGACTTTTTTGCGGTACCGAAGGTGGTGGAGTGAGTTTAACCACTAAGAACACTAAGATTTGTAATGCTCGCAAAAGAGAACGAAACAGATATTTCACGAATGGTTGTGGATTGTGCGTACAAGGTCCACACGGCTCTCGGTCCCGGACTTTTGGAGCATGCTTATGAGGAATGCCTTGCTTTTGAATTTATGAAAAGGAATCTGGTTTTTGAAAAACAAAAAACACTTCCCGTTCTGTACGAAGACGTTAAGATTGAGGCAGGATACAGGCTGGACTTTTTGGTTGAAGAGAGCTTGATTGTAGAATTGAAAAGCGTTGAAAAACTGATACCGATTCATGAGGCGCAAATTCTGACATATTTAAAA from the Rhodospirillales bacterium genome contains:
- the obgE gene encoding GTPase ObgE; the encoded protein is MKFLDQAKIYVKSGDGGPGCVSFRREKYIERGGPDGGNGGRGGHVLFQAADGLNTLIDFRYTQHFRASPGQNGAGKDRSGANGADITVRVPVGTEIIDEDKKTVLFDMTDAGQSVLFLKGGDGGFGNAHYKSSTNQAPRKSTPGWPGEERAVWLRLKLIADAGLVGLPNAGKSTFLSAVSAAQPKIADYPFTTLHPGLGVVKAGDYDFVLADIPGLIEGAHEGQGLGDRFLGHVERTSVLLHLVDITQDDVAKAYQTVRHELREYGAGLEDKKEIVALSKTDALGPELSEELAREFEKETGIKPLLLSAVSGEGIKQTLYALSGAIQEQRRDSKNDD
- the rpmA gene encoding 50S ribosomal protein L27, whose translation is MAHKKAGGSSRNGRDSAGRRLGVKKYGGEEVLAGNIIIRQRGTKYATGRNVGLGKDHTIFALVDGKVLFSKGRGGKSMVNIVPANDMSARAAE
- the rplU gene encoding 50S ribosomal protein L21; translation: MFAVIRTGGKQYKVSKNDRIKVEKLDVKEGASVNLDDVLAVSDGKSTKVGGPAVSGAKVSAKVVEHTRGPKVTVFKKKRRQNYRRTQGHRQDLTVLEITDVKTAA
- a CDS encoding TerD family protein, which translates into the protein MTELAEGQSIPLLYTAKSRERVVAGLSWDPRGKTSMMDRLKGDNQQYDLDITCFVFDEYKEYIDFVGAEAQDSMDQSGAIYHSGDDMTGEGDEEDEFITVELAGLPDDAHHIVFLVEIRSNHVFGEIPNPFVRIVDSMTHEELFKANIAEEDGKDSAAYIFARIYRDRTSKTGWSLHYIGDYPDISQIEDWGKYLTRYLA
- a CDS encoding DUF4177 domain-containing protein; the protein is MSKIFEYKVIIYRESMLGSLFLGGSKVDPLKFSDFLNANGAEGWEVVTMEREIRRMLLFFSREAFLVVLKRERKNA
- a CDS encoding M48 family metallopeptidase, with translation MGKRVTPLRAGRGSRQGQAHGSADLRILAQERALRAYPFADISENLEVSISPRAKRMALRLNHRDRIVHLVVPKRASLRSAYDFAQDHQNWIQEKISKLPKIVPFQDGKTLPVFGRDRRIIVLYNKALRKTDIQLKKNEIIVITNKKDPAGRIRRFLMEQARKKISLLAQEKADRLDKKIAHLSVRDTVSRWGSCSEDGRLSFSWRLIFAPPEAMDYVVAHEVAHLVYMDHSRNFWAVCEELCDDYAQGKGWMHTNGHDLMRFGIES
- the ruvX gene encoding Holliday junction resolvase RuvX gives rise to the protein MIIGNLKDIAAQRPKNSRLLGVDLGAKTIGLALSNESQTLATPLETIKRTKFARDMEALGRIVREFEVGGFVFGWPVHMDGSTGPACERVRSFIDEMQNYPQELGTKPGTELWIALWDERLSTASVDRFVESRVDIGKKSRRGAKASGLTDKLAAQVILQGALDYLVPST
- the gatC gene encoding Asp-tRNA(Asn)/Glu-tRNA(Gln) amidotransferase subunit GatC is translated as MDIKTVKKVASLARLKMSEEELERYKPQLENILKFVEQLGEVDTDNVEPLANVVDIRLRLREDDVTDGGIAKDVLANAPEELEDFFAVPKVVE
- a CDS encoding GxxExxY protein translates to MLAKENETDISRMVVDCAYKVHTALGPGLLEHAYEECLAFEFMKRNLVFEKQKTLPVLYEDVKIEAGYRLDFLVEESLIVELKSVEKLIPIHEAQILTYLKLSRIKTGLLINFNTRLIKDGIRRFSL